A part of Primulina eburnea isolate SZY01 chromosome 10, ASM2296580v1, whole genome shotgun sequence genomic DNA contains:
- the LOC140803311 gene encoding transcription initiation factor TFIID subunit 11-like isoform X2, protein MATDMNKSKDPFEIAFEEPEESPPDSPVGLDENESQTSLGHICGDVNVSANIHTSHASTSSAVTVAIGTAGPVGKPKEDDDDEEEENMDVELGKLPSSGDPDKVAKMQALLAKFTDEQMSRYESFRRSGFQKSNMKRLLTSLTGSAKISVPMTIVVSGIAKMFVGELIETARMVMSERKETGPIRPCHIREAYRRLKLEGKIPKRSVPRLFR, encoded by the exons ATG GCCACCGACATGAACAAATCAAAGGATCCATTTGAGATTGCTTTTGAGGAACCAGAGGAATCACCACCAGATTCCCCTGTTGGTCTTGATGAGAATGAATCACAAACTTCATTGGGTCACATTTGTGGAGATGTTAATGTCAGTGCTAATATTCATACCTCACACGCGTCAACATCTTCAGCTGTAACAGTAGCCATAGGCACTGCCGGTCCAGTTGGAAAACCTAAGGAAGACGATGATGATGAGGAAGAAGAGAACATGGACGTTGAGCTCGGAAAGCTGCCATCTAGTGGCGATCCTGATAAAGTGGCTAAGATGCA GGCTCTTTTAGCTAAGTTTACGGATGAGCAAATGAGTCGGTACGAGTCATTTAGAAGATCTGGATTTCAGAAATCTAATATGAAACGG CTGCTAACAAGCTTAACTGGAAGTGCAAAAATTTCAGTACCCATGACTATTGTTGTATCTGGAATAGCAAAAATGTTTGTTGGGGAGCTTATTGAAACAG CAAGAATGGTAATGTCAGAGAGAAAAGAGACTGGACCGATCAGGCCATGCCACATTAGAGAAGCATATAGAAGATTAAAGCTGGAGGGCAAAATCCCAAAAAGATCAGTTCCAAGGCTTTTCCGATGA
- the LOC140803311 gene encoding transcription initiation factor TFIID subunit 11-like isoform X1 yields the protein MNKSKDPFEIAFEEPEESPPDSPVGLDENESQTSLGHICGDVNVSANIHTSHASTSSAVTVAIGTAGPVGKPKEDDDDEEEENMDVELGKLPSSGDPDKVAKMQALLAKFTDEQMSRYESFRRSGFQKSNMKRLLTSLTGSAKISVPMTIVVSGIAKMFVGELIETARMVMSERKETGPIRPCHIREAYRRLKLEGKIPKRSVPRLFR from the exons ATGAACAAATCAAAGGATCCATTTGAGATTGCTTTTGAGGAACCAGAGGAATCACCACCAGATTCCCCTGTTGGTCTTGATGAGAATGAATCACAAACTTCATTGGGTCACATTTGTGGAGATGTTAATGTCAGTGCTAATATTCATACCTCACACGCGTCAACATCTTCAGCTGTAACAGTAGCCATAGGCACTGCCGGTCCAGTTGGAAAACCTAAGGAAGACGATGATGATGAGGAAGAAGAGAACATGGACGTTGAGCTCGGAAAGCTGCCATCTAGTGGCGATCCTGATAAAGTGGCTAAGATGCA GGCTCTTTTAGCTAAGTTTACGGATGAGCAAATGAGTCGGTACGAGTCATTTAGAAGATCTGGATTTCAGAAATCTAATATGAAACGG CTGCTAACAAGCTTAACTGGAAGTGCAAAAATTTCAGTACCCATGACTATTGTTGTATCTGGAATAGCAAAAATGTTTGTTGGGGAGCTTATTGAAACAG CAAGAATGGTAATGTCAGAGAGAAAAGAGACTGGACCGATCAGGCCATGCCACATTAGAGAAGCATATAGAAGATTAAAGCTGGAGGGCAAAATCCCAAAAAGATCAGTTCCAAGGCTTTTCCGATGA